One Coffea arabica cultivar ET-39 chromosome 5c, Coffea Arabica ET-39 HiFi, whole genome shotgun sequence DNA window includes the following coding sequences:
- the LOC140007242 gene encoding uncharacterized protein — MENGNGHANGGSAANGHAEPLRSISYRPRGGGAHIRYSPADRHPRCQCRAMYAYPNELVLSLDDERHHLRDANSILIQDVEELGIMVDTQFDRIADLEVRLTAEHHLLEAARLEIERQKARATRLAERMRDRSAGIRADAAMMMDEATSFIQGGEQNMDRQVIGRSRGRPTRQHPEAGGDREPEVDQDQGQEGVAGDRVATAIDRITEVLERLTDRQTTEPVHQPGGPVDSDDRALERFLKFGPPKFYGGPEPEVAEGWWERITEIFAALNYTEERKVTFATFQFEGAARSWWNLEKREDDFIRCKQGAMSVAEYEVQFTKLSRFAPELIATEQRRVRRFVQGLNVELQESLAVVRIDTFAEAVERAQRVEVARAQVKSFQSKKRFAPSSSREPTFGNAPPAKVGRGTSGVNSSGAPRGAQARGHGARNAGGRNIGARGGPIGRGQPRNRPQGGRAIVPQVTCAYCKKPGHSMDSCWKKQGRCLRCGSSEHQISGCPKVQEGTPQKARPNTSGGSRPTVPARVYAIDDQPVPDSSEVVEGTLPIFHRLAKVLIDPGATHSFVNPSFMSGIDVQPVRLPFDLEIRTPMGNRKVITSLAYKNCEFYIGEQKMLVDLISLDIKGYDVIIGMDFLGHHHAKLDCREKIVEFCIPGEATLRLDVKGRLASSAMVSGIRARKMLSKGAQGFIAFLINTPSDQVKLEDVPVVRDFPDVFPEELMTLPPERERIFKKYLDQFVVVFIDDILIYSKTQEEHVKHLEIVLQILREHKLYAKFSKCEFWLEEISFLGHKVSKDGIAVDPAKVEAVMNWKRPETPTEIRSFLGLAGYYRRFIQDFSKIAGPMTELTKKGNKFIWTPKCESSFQELKRRLTSAPVLVLPDGDEGYAVYSDASGEGKANVVADALSRKAQIAGLMVKEWDMLEEISNWNPRLEKLKILFGNLSLKSPLLEHIKEAQKSDPVIQKNLEKVQKGEILDFKLGSEGVLRFRDRIVIPADEEIRKEILEESHRSKYTIHPGVTKMYHDVKSLYWWEGLKKDVAEYVQKCLTCQQVKAEHQKPSEIGQVVHRRDPKATWYSSEYRVRPRSKVCLAFLAEISRVFGDQVEI; from the exons ATGGAAAATGGAAACGGACATGCTAACGGGGGTAGTGCGGCTAATGGACATGCGGAGCCGCTTAGATCCATCTCCTACAGGCCACGAGGTGGAGGAGCTCATATACGTTACTCACCTGCTGACAGGCACCCTAGGTGCCAGTGCCGAGCCATGTACGCGTATCCCAATGAGCTAGTGTTATCCTTAGACGATGAGCGCCACCACTTGAGGGACGCTAACTCCATCCTGATCCAGGACGTGGAGGAGCTGGGTATAATGGTGGATACTCAGTTTGACCGCATAGCTGATTTAGAGGTTAGGCTCACTGCTGAGCATCATCTACTGGAGGCTGCCCGCCTGGAGATAGAACGGCAAAAGGCTAGGGCGACTCGATTAGCAGAGAGGATGCGTGATAGGAGCGCAGGCATCAGGGCTGATGCTGCGATGATGATGGATGAGGCCACTAGCTTTATTCAGGGTGGTGAGCAG AATATGGATcgccaagtgataggaaggagCCGGGGAAGACCCACTAGACAACACCCGGAAGCGGGTGGTGATAGGGAACCCGAGGTCGATCAAGACCAAGGGCAGGAAGGTGTGGCCGGAGACCGGGTGGCCACCGCAATTGACCGTATTACTGAAGTTCTCGAGCGATTGACTGATCGCCAAACCACTGAACCAGTGCATCAACCAGGAGGCCCAGTTGACTCCGATGATCGGGCACTggaaaggtttctgaaatttggACCTCCCAAATTTTATGGAGGACCCGAGCCGGAAGTGGCCGAAGGCTGGTGGGAGAGAATCACTGAGATTTTCGCCGCCTTGAACTATACCGAGGAGCGAAAAGTGACTTTTGCTAccttccagtttgagggagctgcTCGCTCCTGGTGGAATCTA gagaagagagaggatgattttATTAGATGCAAACAAGGGGCGATGAGTGTCGCCGAGTATGAAGTCCAGTTCACAAAGCTGTCACGCTTTGCACCTGAGTTGATAGCCACCGAGCAAAGGCGTGTTCGGAGGTTTGTgcagggtttgaatgtggaaCTACAGGAAAGTTTAGCTGTTGTAAGGATAGATACCTTCGCTGAGGCTGTTGAAAGAGCGCAGCGAGTTGAAGTAGCCAGAGCTCAAGTGAAGTCTTTTCAGTCCAAGAAAAGATTTGCTCCTAGCAGTAGTCGGGAGCCGACTTTTGGAAATGCTCCACCGGCCAAAGTGGGCCGAGGAACTAGTGGAGTGAATAGTTCTGGAGCACCCCGAGGCGCCCAAGCAAGAGGACACGGGGCCAGGAATGCAGGAGGACGAAATATTGGAGCTAGAGGGGGACCAATTGGAAGAGGACAACCTAGGAATCGGCCGCAAGGGGGTAGAGCAATAGTTCCTCAAGTGACATGTGCTTATTGCAAGAAACCTGGTCATTCTATGGATAGTTGCTGGAAGAAGCAAGGAAGGTGCTTGAGATGTGGAAGTAGTGAGCACCAAATCTCAGGATGTCCAAAGGTGCAGGAAGGAACTCCTCAGAAAGCTAGACCAAACACTTCTGGAGGGAGCCGGCCAACAGTTCCTGCCAGAGTGTATGCTATAGATGATCAACCCGTACCTGATTCCTCGGAAGTTGTGGAAGGTACACTTCCAATTTTTCATAGATTAGCTAAAGTGTTAATTGACCCTGGTGCAACGCATTCATTTGTAAATCCATCTTTTATGTCTGGAATAGATGTGCAACCCGTTAGATTaccctttgatcttgaaattaGGACACCCATGGGTAATAGAAAGGTAATCACTAGCTTGGCCTATAAGAATTGTGAATTCTATATCGGAGAACAGAAAATGCTAGTGGATCTGATCAGTCTGGATATAAAAGGTTACGATGTTATCATAGGAATGGATTTCCTAGGTCACCATCATGCTAAGCTTGACTGCCGAGAAAAAATAGTGGAATTTTGTATACCTGGAGAAGCAACCCTGAGGTTAGATGTCAAAGGTAGGTTAGCATCTTCTGCTATGGTCTCGGGAATACGGGCAAGGAAAATGTTATCtaaaggagctcaaggtttCATAGCCTTCTTGATTAATACTCCCAGTGATCAAGTAAAATTAGAGGATGTACCCGTAGTACGGGATTTTCCGGACGTCTTTCCTGAAGAATTAATGACTTTACCACCAGAGAGAGAG agaatttttaagaaataccTGGACCAATTTGTAGTAGTTTTCATAGATGATATTTTGATATACTCCAAGACTCAGGAGGAACACGTTAAACACTTGGAGATAGTATTGCAGATACTAAGAGAGCATAAGTTGTATGCAAAATTCagcaagtgcgagttttggttaGAAGAGATTTCCTTTTTAGGGCATAAGGTTTCCAAAGATGGAATTGCCGTGGATCCGGCAAAAGTTGAAGCTGTTATGAATTGGAAGCGGCCAGAAACTCCAACTGAAATCAGAAGTTTCTTGGGTTTAGCAGGTTATTATAGGCGAtttatccaggatttttcgaagaTTGCAGGACCTATGACCGAGTTAACCAAGAAAGGAAATAAGTTTATCTGGACTCCAAAATGCGagtcaagttttcaggagttaaagaggCGTTTAACATCCGCTCCTGTTTTGGTGTTACCTGACGGAGACGAAGGTTATGCCGTGTACTCCGATGCCTCTGGAGAAG gaaaagcaaatgtggtagctgacGCTTTAAGTAGAAAGGCCCAAATAGCGGGGTTGATGGTTAAAGAATGGGACATGCTAGAAGAAATAAGTAATTGGAACCCTCGCTTGGAGAAATTGAAGATATTATTTGGGAATCTATCTCTGAAATCACCATTACTAGAACATATTAAGGAGGCTCAGAAATCGGACCCTGTGATTCAGAAGAATTTggaaaaagtgcaaaaaggaGAAATCCTAGATTTTAAATTGGGATCTGAAGGTGTATTGAGGTTCCGAGATCGTATTGTGATTCCGGCAGATGAAGAGatcagaaaagaaattttggaagaatcaCATCGATCAAAGTATACCATACATCCGGGAGTGACCAAGATGTATCATGATGTGAAGAGTTTATATTGGTGGGAAGGTTTGAAAAAGGATGTGGCAGAGTATGTACAGAAATGTTTAACTTGTCAACAAGTAAAAGCAGAGCATCAGAAGCCCTCTG AAATTGgtcaagttgtacacagaagagatcCTAAGGCTACATGGTATTCCAGTGAGTATCGTGTCCGACCGAGATCCAAGGTTTGTCTCgcgtttttggcagaaatttcaagagtctttggggaccaagttgaaatTTAG